Part of the Capsicum annuum cultivar UCD-10X-F1 chromosome 12, UCD10Xv1.1, whole genome shotgun sequence genome is shown below.
GGTTTCCCCATTCTTTGTTTAAAGAAGAAgttgaacaacaacaagaaggaATTGAGAGGAGCAACGCTTTGTGAAGATCTCCAGCGGCTATGCCTTTCTTGATTAGCGAAATGATGTAATCCATGAAAGTTGAATCACATGGTAATGTAATAGGGCCACCACTCGGTACTCCAAACTCTTCTTCCGATATGTTTAAAAGTTGCCTAATGATCTCGTTTTCAAGGTAAACCAATGGAATGACAAAGCGTGCTTGATCGACTGTATAGACTACAAAATGGCCTTTTTCAACTTTCGAGGATGAGGATGTACCGTAACTGTCTGCATCGCTGCCATTTCTTGGAAGTGAAATCCTCTTTCTCTGCATGGCCGCAAACTTTTGCCACCTCCTAGCCATTTTGATGAGTTTCTTGGTATTGAGCGTTGCCATAGGAAACAAGAAAGTGAATAAGGAATTTAGAGACCTTTGATAGCTGAATTTATAATGCTTGTGTTTGATGATGAAAAGACTCATGAAAGATGGATTATTTATACAATATGGAGATGAAGTTTTTGTTGCTAACCAAAGGAAAATTCATGTGCTGATGTCTGTTGGCCATGGTGATATGGGGCCTAATATTTGTGGATGAAGCTGTTTTggatataataaatgataagctTCTTCCTTTCTTCTCTTATATCAACAAGGCCTACTTGGTACTTCTCACCAATGCCAATAATTTGAGACCATTAAATGAACAATTGCGGTTAAGAAACGAAACCATGTTCTGCACTCTTCTTTGTCATGTAGATAGGTGACCTATTGATAATACAACTTTTTGAGAATAAGAGGGCGTAATTTTCTAGGGCCGAGGGTTTGTTCggaacagtctctctacctccatgaggtagtggtaagatctgtgtatactctaccctccccagaccggaggtagtggtaagatctgtgtatactctaccctctccagacctcacGCGTGGGAACTCACTCGGTATGTAGTTTTTATTGTAAGAGGGCCTAATTTTGTTCTTCAACAAATTTGTTAGTCTGAATACTTCAAGAGTAAGCAAAACCATGTGCCATTGTCACCATTTTCTCTTGACCACTATTACATATTTGGATGTGAAACTTGTTATAAACTTAGTATATAAACAAACATACTAGTCTTCAGCCTAAGACTTTTGAGACCTTTAGTTCTGTTAGACTGGAAATACAACCTTAAAAGTCttttgtagacacgtaattttatgccgtcaataatatttcttattccaatatcacacaatttaatcccatttttacaatttttccccaagaaaataaataaccacctcatcttttattcatctatttatttatttttattttgtttttatccCATTTAACAAACCtaactaattttttcttattttaaagattccaacaacccacccaatcaaaaatagacacctaacccttacccttccaattaaaaaaacaatacatcaccacctaccctacccctaccccctcACCCGTTCACGTGCCCCCTCCCAACCCACCTTTgtaacgtttttttttttttttttgaataaagtcacaaaaagaccaaaaagaaaaGGGAGATATAAATACACACTGGCATCATCTTCTTCCTGGACACACATCACAGAGGAGCAAGGGAGACCTCCATTTTCGCTTCTTATTCACCAATATACACAGAAAATCTCACGCACAAAAACCTCACAGAAACACTCCAGACATGAATCTCGCACACACATACACTCACGGAATATtcagaaacaaaagaaaaatggagTAGATTGAAAAGAGGGTTACGGTATTGAAGAGGGACCTGAGAATCTCATCTCGTTATTGTTCCGGCAACATATTCGCTGGAAACGCATCTATACCAGCTCAAATCTGCCCAGATTCGCCTGAAAAATGTCAATCCAACCCAAAAACTAGTCGAGATCCGACCCATTTTCCCCTTTTTCTCGGATGCTAGTtgagctcaccggagctccggcGTCTCGTCCCCGTTCGGATCGCCGTTCTGTTCGTTCGTGGTTTGATTCCGGCAAAGTCACGCTGGAATTATATGGTTCTCTCTTGGTAGTATCGACGCGGTCTTCGTTTGGGTTGTCCGCGGGTTTTTGGATTCCTGTTCAACTCATAGTTTAGGGGGTATCGATATTTTGGAGCTGGTTTTAGTCGACTGGTGAACTTGGAGTTGAGGTTGTCTACTTGGGGCTTCGAGCGCGAATTTCTTTAACTCATATTATCATCAAAAGTCAATCTCGAAAGGTCCATTTCTCATCCTATTTCTCGATTAATCTTCATcacttgatgtttatgtgttgaattaatAATGTGCACGAGCTTTGTTCTAGTTTGGTTTCGATACATTTGAATCACCGTAAGTATTCGTTGGTGTTGATTGATTGTTTGAGTTGAACGTCTGTTTGATGGAGAATTAAGTGATTGCTTAATAGATAATAATTTGGGGGAGGGATTGATCTTGATAAAGCGGAATCAGATTAATTTCGGTTAGTTGGTTGAATTAATTGGAAATACTTATTGATTCTCTCGAATATGGTAGTACCATGTTTTAGCTTGAGTTGGATAGGAAAATGTTAGGTGCGGGTAGGTAAAAGTTAGAAGTGATGTGTTGATTGAATGCGTTGAATGTTGAAGTAGGGGATGAAGGGTTTTTGTTTTATCacttttggatcaattgtactatttggctggggaatgccccgaagtatctgtttatatttattcaccggggaatgccctgacgtACTATGTTGACGAAGGCGGATCGAGAACAAGGCCCAAGGCATCGAGTAAAGCCaaggagcgtagttaggattagtatagaTTAGATAGgacttattttcacatttttatttattttcggactgtataattggactagacactaaattttggatttttttttgttttgttttgcttgcttgattgttttgtgtgctttatgtggtttatacattcgtagtgttaaattagccgatatgatccaccaagcgaccgtggtcgaatcacgggatcgaggagtgcctaacaccttcccccgGTCAATaaaattccttagtcggaatctctattcgtggaTCAATTTTATAGAGTTAaaatcgttttgaaaaaggatatccaagggtgacttggcacacccgatttatgccaagtggcaactctgagtttagaatataaataatcctttttctaatcaatcttcatttttgtcactttaataatgaaaaccctttcgaacttaaaacgaatcttttttggagttaaaaagggggtgtgacatctctggcgactttgctggggactttttagaattcgagcttattttttttttgagttgtatcggcttagtttgacattatgggtgtataaacattgtttgtgttatcttTTGTGTTTACTTTATCATTGTTGTGTGCCTACGTGCTATGTATTATAGTCTTTCTTTACGTGTTAttgctttatatctggcatcatttgcataacccgagtcaattctttctgtaACAAGTCTCGGAGTGCACGTCGTGTAcccgaactctagttgagtcacctttattttaggagggggaacCGTCGGACGTATagagtgggtggaaagctgtcGCAGCCACTGTCGACCATACGCTCCCTTGAACAGCCTTGATAGTGAACCcagtgtaggtcagcctttaggtcatgcttatttgcatcatattgataCCTAGCAGGACCCGCGTGGCCCTTTATAGGAGATTCACTTCTAAAGCATCACTactgctaaatgttgcatctttgagggtaatataGTCATTCGATGGACTGATTtcgggaaagcatgtgttagaagtaaggtgTGTAAACAaaacatttcaaaaaaaaaaaaagataggaaaaagaaagagagtgagTCAAAAAGAAAAACAGAGTCGTAGTTTTTatagttctttatgacttttgtttttcaaaattcaaaaagatttttttttttaccttttgcactcatatgtcgaaaaaaaaagagaaattttttgTCTCTTTGTCTCTTTagcaagcatgcataatttaaaattttcaaaaaaaatcttttgtttAATAGGAGACTTGTataaaagaagatgcaaaaaATGATAGTAGTTTTATACATtctatataatgaaaataccaaatttttccCTTCATAGCTATTGGTGTTAGTTTTatttgaagtgtctaattaaaaacccAGAAAGATTTTATTCACCGGTCTTTGTTTGTGTCATTTAAGGTAGGGTCAGTCTGTCATTTAATCGTTAAtggtccaatctggatgaactacgcatacctgattctcctttctcggggcgggatacataggcaaccctcggtgggttcgGTAATCTTTTAAGTTCGATTGTTGTCCTAGTTTAGTTAAGGTCCATTTTCTGTTTAGTCAAGTATTTGTTAGTGGTCATAGCTAGATAGGTTGAGTCTTCTTAGCGTTTCCATTCAGCAATTTTGAGTTATAGGTTGGCTTGTCCCTGTGTCATGTGACACTTCTTTGTGTCAGAATCTCGAGGGTCGGGAATTCTCTTGCCCTTATTAAATCGTGAGTCATAATTCTGTGTATTGTTACAGGATGGAGCCATCCACAGGGTCTAGAGTCTTGATAGTtttcaaggtgcccaaaaagttaatcaaatggtagGGTATGCTCAACTATTCTAAAAGGCATGAGATAGAAAAATTGTTTGGCAATCTTACATCGCTTTTGAATATCACACCCCGACCAAATCTAATAGAGGCCGCATTGACCTTCTGGGATTCAGACAGCTTGGTGTTTAGGTTTGAGAGTTGTGAAATAACGCCTAccttggcagaaatatccggtctGTTTCATTTGCCATATATCGGTAAGAAGTTAATCCTAGCTCGGAATCATTCTAGCAGGAGATTTCTCGAGCTTTGTGCTTTGAAGGCTAATGATCACCTAGGGTCCTGAAACAATCTTGGATTTCCTTAGATTATTTTTTTGCTAGATTCTGGTCTCCAgatggttttgattatttttgggatttattttgtACTACCAAGAAGAATTGGGAGAAACGGCGTCTTGAGGTTTTTTGTTTGGcattgttaggtactttagtgttccTGTTAGATTAAAGGCATATCAACACTCGTTTACAATCAGTAGAGATGGCTTTGTTCAAGAAAAAGGATGGAGTTACTATCGTACCTATGATTTTGGTGGAATTGTATAAGGCTTTGACTGAGGTAAAAGGGGGGCTGCAATTTTTTAAAGGAAGCAATTTGATACTACAATTATGGATGATGGAACATTTGTACAGTCCTTCTTTGGTCAAACCGGATGTGATTGATCATTTTTTAAACGAGCGAGTGAATGCCATCGAACAAAGAATGCACTTTGATAAGTTCTCGTTGCCTATAGGAGTCAATGCTTGGGTCGAATTTCTTGAAGCAAGAACTCATGACAATATTCTGTGGACTTATTGTTGGCTCGATCCGAAGGTAATCTTGTCTGGATGTTGCATGCAACCTCTTCTTGTTCTGATTGGGCTCAAATACGCTAGACCTTACAGTTCGAGTAGGGTAATGCGTCAATTGGGTAGACTTCAAGACATTCCACCAataatggatcttcaaaaggatgTCGAGTATTTTAAGAATATAGCCAAAGGGAAAATCAGATATGAGCAATTCTGGCTTAATGCAACGAAAATGGGCGTAGATTCTCTCAAAGCAGGTTTGGATAATCCAGGATACACTCCGAGATATGGAATTTGGCTACAATTTATTCCTCGGGGTGTCAGTAGACCATTGCCAGCGcaacttagagggagaatacaggaagaatgtaTAATTGATGACTGTCAGGACGAAAGTACGGGGCCAAAGTGGAGGAactgagagttcagttatcaAGTTTGCATATAACTGTGAAAGGATGTCAAAACAGTTTTTTCAGGTGTGCTCCTCATGAGGCCGGAATACGTGCTAGGAGTTTCTTCCTAAGCATCAAAGATACATTGTAGGATATGTTACAGAGTTTGAATGGGAGAGCGAGAACTCCACAaacaggtccatctcagccagggccATCACGCAGCGCAGTAGTTTAAAGAAGCActtcatctcttttatttttgagtcCTTTGTTTTGTCATGGTATTTGTTGTGTCTTTTTTAAGTCGGTGTCCAGTTTGTTTTAAcattagagtctttattagaaAAGATACATATGTTGTCCTGTGGGTCTAGAGTGTTGTTTGGCTTtcgttgtttagttttaaagttgtcTTAAATCCGAAGTTTGTTTTAGTTGTCTCTGTTATGAAATGTTCTGACGTTGCgttgttctttcttttgtttatttttcatcaaaaaaaaaatcttcaactttgtgaTATTTATGCATGCACCTcctgaactacgcaagatctgattcatgtacgaCATGATACGtgggcaacctacttttgggttcgatctaatcattttatttcttggtttttttcattatttttcttttattttaaggaaaaacaaaaaccataaagaatgataaaaagagagaCAGCGagtgagaaaaagaaagaaaaataatgagagaagggaaaaaaggataaaaaggggACTGACGCGAGAGATGAGAGAAGTGatggtgaaaaaaaagaaaaaaaagaaaaaaaaagagaggcgTGATTGGAGTAAAGAAGAAAATGGGCGTAGGAAAAATATCGGGATGATGTTACAATGACCTTGCTACCTTCAAAGGTTGATAGAAATACACATGAATCTAGGACGATTTTAcaaatgtgattcccatgcttgttgtgtgacctaatcctagcgggttttgtctttgatgagcatgttctttcagataagtggttggtttacagcactctggctagtcacctgTACTTAACTAGATCAAAAGAGAAGATTGTCATGGCTAGtggggagattgaaaattcactccTTGACCCAGATTAGGATCCCatggaagaaagttcagaacacaatgatgaggtattgAGACTTAGACAACAATTGCTAGATCTGCACCAAGCATgggctagtggcatgcctcctcctctactccctgaagatcttgggaatatccccaattgcccaccgctctctcaggtgCAATTCTCTGTTCCCATTGAGTCACCAAAGCATgcaccaggattcactccgcgaaaATATTACCCTGGCACTTCTAGTGTGCCCCTGCCAGTTCCTCAACTAAGGCCCGTGACTCAGCCGACGCCACCGACAATACCTATGTTCGTGGCTCTGCCACTACCTGAAGCTCCTACAGGAGGTCATAGCatggaaattgaaaagtttggaacaggccatgaggaatttgcagggaaCCAGAAGTTATAAGAGTGTTTCTtttaaagatctttgcatgttcccagacgtcAACTTTCCCCTCaattttaaaatgcccaagttctAGAAGTATGCTgggcacggtgatcccgtggcacacttaagacattattgcaaccaattgagggctgCAGGGGGAAGGGAAGAGTTCCTTATGGCTTTCTTTAGCGAGAGTCTTTCcgatctggcttcagaatggtttgtcgatcaagatatcgacaagtggaatagctgggatgacttagcttccgAGTTTGTGCAATATTTTCAGTATAATGTCGACCTGATTCttgatgaaaaatccttggtcagcataaagaagaaaaacactGAGGgatttagggaatacgcgataaggtggcgtgaacaggccgccagggtaaagcctccaatgaaggaAAGTAAGCTGGTAGAGTTCTTCATTCAGTcataggatgagacctattttaaacatttactttcgacaatgggaaagtcttttattgaagtcctcaaaatgggagagataaTAGAGGACGAAATCAAGACCGgctgaatagtgagttttgctgcattaaaagccaccacacaagcgattcaaggtggatctagcGCGttcggaggtaaaaagaagaaagaggatgtggcgaccGTTGTTGCTAGACCctattcctatcccaaaagaccgccTTGCCCCTATCCCTAATCCCAAGCCCAAGCCTATGTGCaactccatatattcctccccaccattactaccctctgCAAAACCCACCATATGCCATTCCACCTCCTTcttacccagtatatagcgcacaaccatatgcccaaacctattcttacccgcaatggcgtgcgcaagctccacaaaattgtCTGTCAGCtctaccaaattaccaaaacccctccagacccaatTGCCAACCTAGGCCCGAGTACAAGAAAGAGAAGGCTGTCAAAAATtagttcacacctcttggggaatcatatgctagcttgtttgataggttgagaaaatgaaggtcttaagcccaattcaaggaaggcgtTCAAATCTACctccgaggaatctcgattattatGTAAGGTGTGCATATTATTCTGACATGCCaagccatgatatcgagaaatgctggtatttaaagagagctatccaagatttaattgacacaaatcagatgttgGTCCAAGCCCCGGAGGTCccaaacattaaccaaaatccgATGCCAACCtatgctgaaaccaatatgttagaattgatatatgatgggaaagagtcgccaaggtgttataagccttttgtcaagatacagaccaataagaaaaaatcgatgaatgtagcagagtcgttgaaagc
Proteins encoded:
- the LOC107855543 gene encoding auxin-responsive protein SAUR68-like — encoded protein: MSLFIIKHKHYKFSYQRSLNSLFTFLFPMATLNTKKLIKMARRWQKFAAMQRKRISLPRNGSDADSYGTSSSSKVEKGHFVVYTVDQARFVIPLVYLENEIIRQLLNISEEEFGVPSGGPITLPCDSTFMDYIISLIKKGIAAGDLHKALLLSIPSCCCSTSSLNKEWGNQQLLVY